In Aquimarina sp. TRL1, a single window of DNA contains:
- a CDS encoding alpha/beta fold hydrolase — protein sequence MKTSYNIFPTLFFFFSFSLYISAQVEMKMDFTTPYGNNPIAGKYVTVNGAKIYYEEYGTGKPMFLIHGNGGSIKDMGNQIDYFKSKYRVIIADNRGHGKSELKTDSLTYTQIAHDWSELATKLRIDSIHIIGWSDGGIVSLLMGIYHPSKTKKIAAMGANLRPDTTAVYPWAVNWVKDTRKLVAQKIKDKDSSQNWEQQRQQLGLLGDQPMISIASLQTISAPVLIIAGDKDIIREEHTVEMYQNIPNAHLCILPGETHFTPATDPDTFNKTVETFFNKPFSRPDSDWTKQKK from the coding sequence ATGAAAACTTCTTACAATATCTTTCCTACCTTATTTTTCTTTTTTTCTTTTTCATTATACATATCTGCACAAGTAGAGATGAAGATGGATTTTACTACCCCATATGGGAATAATCCTATAGCTGGAAAATATGTAACGGTAAACGGGGCTAAAATCTATTATGAAGAATATGGAACTGGAAAGCCTATGTTTTTAATTCATGGAAACGGAGGTAGTATAAAAGATATGGGAAATCAAATTGATTATTTCAAATCTAAATATCGAGTAATCATTGCTGATAATCGGGGACATGGAAAATCTGAACTAAAAACAGACTCTTTAACCTATACTCAAATTGCTCATGACTGGAGCGAGCTCGCAACCAAACTACGCATTGATTCTATCCACATTATTGGATGGAGTGATGGAGGGATCGTTAGTTTATTAATGGGAATTTACCACCCAAGCAAAACAAAAAAAATCGCTGCAATGGGTGCCAATCTTCGACCAGACACAACAGCCGTGTATCCCTGGGCGGTTAATTGGGTAAAAGACACCCGAAAATTGGTTGCCCAAAAAATAAAAGACAAGGATTCTTCCCAAAACTGGGAACAACAACGACAACAGCTCGGATTATTAGGGGATCAACCCATGATTAGTATTGCTTCTTTGCAGACTATTTCTGCCCCTGTACTTATCATTGCGGGGGATAAAGATATTATACGAGAAGAACATACTGTAGAAATGTATCAAAATATACCAAATGCACATTTATGCATTCTACCTGGAGAAACTCATTTTACACCTGCTACGGACCCTGATACATTTAATAAAACAGTAGAAACTTTTTTTAACAAGCCTTTTTCTCGACCAGATTCTGATTGGACCAAACAAAAAAAATAA
- a CDS encoding YARHG domain-containing protein: protein MRRSLIAILISIPTLTNAQVIAFEEIDESDIINRSSDVIEDYEGVYQFGNSETASEIVLLFNGHSIIAQIKSGSWNTEKNQWVDTFENLTNTSIKNGVFSSDQYQGRFITYIKEGKYHYGLKIKNPWTQGISEGQYEIGLKETDVFYFNGEYTEASIKDLSEDHLKNLSNKELQLMRNEIFARYGYIFNSEGEMDIYFKSKSWYRPQHEDVTNFLTSIERRNIQRIRNLEQEE, encoded by the coding sequence ATGAGAAGATCATTAATAGCGATTCTTATTAGTATACCCACTCTCACCAATGCACAAGTAATTGCCTTCGAAGAAATTGATGAATCCGATATAATCAATCGAAGCTCTGATGTTATAGAAGATTATGAAGGCGTCTATCAATTTGGTAATTCTGAGACCGCATCAGAAATTGTATTGTTATTTAATGGTCATTCTATAATTGCCCAAATCAAATCCGGATCTTGGAATACAGAAAAGAATCAATGGGTAGATACTTTCGAAAACTTAACGAATACTAGTATTAAGAATGGGGTCTTCTCTTCTGATCAATATCAAGGTCGTTTCATTACCTATATAAAAGAAGGAAAATACCATTATGGGCTGAAAATAAAAAACCCCTGGACACAGGGAATCTCTGAAGGACAGTATGAAATTGGTTTAAAAGAAACCGATGTTTTTTATTTTAATGGAGAATATACCGAAGCATCTATAAAAGATTTATCCGAAGATCACCTCAAAAACCTATCCAACAAGGAATTACAACTCATGAGAAATGAGATTTTTGCACGTTACGGGTATATTTTTAACTCAGAAGGAGAAATGGATATTTATTTCAAGTCAAAAAGCTGGTATAGACCACAACACGAAGATGTCACTAATTTTCTCACTAGCATTGAACGAAGAAATATCCAACGAATCCGTAATTTAGAACAGGAAGAATAA
- a CDS encoding GlxA family transcriptional regulator, producing MESSKKTTLYFYVTDQVHLLDLGGVLHVFQEAIDLGFPYQLEFISSSQKIKSSAGLWLSGIKLFTEVSLTQNDFIFIPGFSSHDTEFSFPTTAFNDWLIAKHNLGCTICSICSGAFILANSGILNHLQCTTHWSLIDRLKKEYPTLHVKKDVLFTEENRIYTSAGIVTGIDLALYLIEKRHGKEVAIKIAKELVVYKRRKGTESQESVYLQHRNHIDEKIHMVQDWIIHNLEKTATINDLAALVNISPRNLTRIFKKQTGTTIAAYRTKIRVEKAKSLLIHSDHKIAYIATLCGFKTTKQLQHILKNHL from the coding sequence ATGGAGTCATCAAAAAAAACAACTCTTTATTTTTATGTTACTGACCAAGTGCATTTACTAGATTTAGGAGGAGTTTTACATGTATTCCAGGAAGCTATTGATCTTGGGTTTCCATATCAATTAGAGTTCATAAGTAGCTCCCAAAAAATCAAAAGCTCTGCCGGGTTATGGCTCTCAGGAATCAAACTTTTTACAGAAGTGAGCCTGACACAGAATGATTTTATTTTTATCCCCGGATTCAGCAGTCATGATACAGAATTCTCTTTCCCCACTACGGCTTTTAATGATTGGCTGATAGCAAAACACAACCTGGGATGTACAATTTGTAGTATCTGTTCAGGTGCTTTCATATTAGCAAACTCAGGAATTCTTAATCATTTACAATGTACAACACATTGGTCTTTAATCGATCGATTAAAAAAAGAATACCCTACTCTACACGTAAAAAAAGATGTTCTTTTTACTGAGGAAAATCGCATCTATACCAGTGCAGGCATTGTTACTGGTATTGACCTGGCTCTCTATCTTATAGAAAAAAGACACGGAAAGGAAGTTGCTATTAAAATTGCTAAAGAACTGGTTGTTTATAAGAGGCGTAAAGGAACTGAATCTCAAGAAAGTGTGTATCTCCAACATCGCAATCATATAGACGAAAAAATTCACATGGTTCAGGATTGGATCATTCACAATCTAGAAAAAACCGCGACCATTAATGATTTGGCAGCATTGGTAAATATAAGTCCTAGAAATTTAACTCGTATTTTTAAAAAACAAACCGGGACTACCATTGCAGCATATCGTACAAAAATAAGAGTAGAAAAAGCAAAAAGCCTACTCATCCATTCAGACCATAAGATTGCCTACATTGCTACTTTATGCGGTTTCAAAACGACTAAACAACTACAGCATATCTTAAAGAATCACCTTTAA
- a CDS encoding FMN-dependent NADH-azoreductase has translation MKKTLVVTYTPREGSNTKELIDHFISINKEKTEFSILDLTKEVPDLLLEKNLGLIFKDNYTEESLSDSEQQVLEKNNKMVSQVLEADYIVIGFPMYNFSLPATVKAWVDAIIQTGKTFMLGEEGYVGLCRGKQALTIMTTGSDFGVPPLDSMNYATPLIKTDLEFIGIPSKHISAFGLQQYGDRLSEILEKAKKEITAVSDQWY, from the coding sequence ATGAAAAAAACACTAGTAGTAACGTATACGCCAAGAGAAGGTTCCAATACCAAAGAATTAATAGATCATTTTATATCTATCAATAAGGAAAAAACGGAATTTTCGATTTTAGATCTGACAAAAGAAGTTCCGGACTTGTTATTGGAAAAAAACCTTGGATTAATTTTTAAAGATAATTATACAGAGGAGTCTTTATCTGATAGTGAGCAGCAGGTTTTAGAAAAAAATAATAAGATGGTATCACAGGTTTTGGAAGCGGATTACATTGTAATCGGATTCCCTATGTATAATTTCTCATTACCGGCTACAGTCAAAGCATGGGTTGATGCTATTATCCAGACAGGGAAGACATTTATGCTGGGAGAAGAAGGGTATGTGGGGTTATGTAGGGGAAAACAAGCCCTAACGATTATGACTACGGGGAGTGACTTTGGGGTGCCTCCATTAGATAGCATGAATTATGCTACTCCATTGATAAAAACGGATCTGGAATTTATTGGTATACCAAGTAAGCACATTAGCGCATTTGGTTTACAACAATATGGAGATCGTCTTTCTGAAATATTGGAAAAAGCCAAAAAAGAAATCACGGCTGTTAGTGATCAGTGGTACTAA
- a CDS encoding TonB-dependent receptor, with product MKKITILFTFCISTFIAISQENKKISIEFTDTPLQEALLELERQIHQKFFFEENWLKSYKVTKKYHQETIKNVLKGIFEETNINFYFTDDRIILLNNSIIYAKLPESFFEEKEQNQKLEEKDNIPIFQQAYVTTSVSRKNKLVTIGKQQLNISKKTFELSGVIQDFKTNKPIPNVSIHTTDKLKYAITDKNGRYRIQLPYGYNKLETNILGYEKLYQEVILYGTGTLNLKILQNAEALDEVVIESKKDANVKDAVVGANQIKVKEIKTIPLVLGERDVLKVATTLPGIKTVGEGANGFNVRGGRADQNLILLDDAVMYNPSHFLGLFSAVNPFTTSSLDIFKASIPAEYGGRLSSVFNIKTKGGNTKKIAGEGSIGPVTGNLALEIPVVKEKASVIAGVRATYSDYILRNLDEEALKHSEASFYDGILKYKHTINNNNAVQATLYYSKDRFSITQDSLLTYSNRLGSVKWSHSFNDANRFDAILVNSEYKYNILHEGGGNQNFDFGYTLNETQLKFNFDYDHSEKHKISYGVSSKLYNIDPGRIFPVGEGSDIVPKTIASEKGLESALYISDLYKVNEKLLLDIGIRYSIYAALGASTQKKYAPGEPKNEGTVIEVRDYKSNEVIETYGNPEFRISGRYLLGNDFSIKAGYTSTAQYLHLLSTNTTMSPMDIWKLSDLNIAPQTANQFSLGVFKNIPDKDLEFSLEGYYKKMKDLLDYKVGAQLILNDNLETDLLQGEGKAYGVEFLAKKTKGRLNGHLGYSYSRSMIKLDSELDEERVNNGEFFPSNFDKPHDFSLVANYKITKRYSISTNFIYQTGRPVTYPIGKFTFAGQEQVLYSDRNQFRIPDYYRLDIGINIEGNHKRNKLAHSFVNISIYNVLGRNNPYSVFFVNKGGDIKAYKTTIFSVPIPTITYNFKF from the coding sequence ATGAAAAAAATAACAATTTTATTTACTTTTTGTATTTCTACTTTTATTGCAATCAGCCAAGAGAATAAGAAGATTTCTATAGAATTTACAGATACTCCTCTTCAAGAGGCGCTTTTGGAATTAGAACGTCAAATACATCAAAAATTCTTTTTTGAAGAAAATTGGCTAAAAAGCTATAAAGTAACCAAAAAATATCATCAGGAAACGATAAAAAATGTGCTAAAAGGAATATTTGAAGAGACAAATATTAACTTTTATTTTACGGATGATCGAATAATACTATTGAACAATAGTATTATTTATGCAAAACTTCCCGAAAGCTTTTTTGAAGAGAAGGAGCAAAATCAGAAGCTGGAAGAAAAGGATAATATCCCCATATTTCAGCAAGCGTATGTAACTACTTCTGTCAGCAGAAAAAATAAACTAGTAACTATAGGGAAGCAACAGTTGAATATCTCAAAAAAAACATTTGAACTTTCTGGGGTTATTCAGGATTTTAAAACCAATAAACCAATACCAAATGTCTCCATTCATACAACTGATAAACTAAAATATGCAATTACAGATAAGAACGGAAGGTATAGGATTCAATTGCCATATGGATATAATAAGCTAGAAACAAATATACTCGGATATGAAAAGTTGTATCAGGAAGTAATTCTCTATGGGACAGGAACTTTAAATCTGAAGATATTGCAAAATGCGGAAGCACTGGATGAAGTAGTAATTGAATCTAAAAAAGATGCGAATGTAAAAGACGCAGTTGTAGGAGCAAACCAAATTAAAGTAAAAGAAATTAAAACTATTCCTCTGGTATTAGGAGAAAGAGATGTATTAAAAGTGGCAACGACTTTACCGGGAATTAAAACTGTTGGAGAAGGGGCAAATGGGTTTAATGTAAGAGGAGGAAGAGCTGATCAAAACTTAATTTTGTTAGATGATGCAGTTATGTACAATCCATCTCATTTTTTAGGGTTGTTTTCTGCGGTAAACCCTTTTACAACCTCTAGTCTGGATATATTTAAAGCAAGCATACCTGCAGAATACGGTGGAAGATTATCTTCAGTATTTAACATAAAAACAAAAGGAGGAAATACAAAAAAGATAGCGGGAGAAGGGTCAATAGGTCCCGTAACAGGGAATTTGGCGCTAGAAATACCAGTAGTAAAAGAAAAAGCCTCAGTTATTGCCGGAGTAAGAGCTACCTATTCAGATTATATCTTGCGAAATTTAGATGAAGAAGCATTGAAACATAGTGAAGCTTCTTTTTATGACGGTATTTTGAAATATAAACATACAATTAACAATAATAACGCTGTACAAGCTACATTGTATTACAGCAAGGATAGATTCAGTATTACACAAGATTCTTTATTGACATATTCCAATAGATTAGGGTCTGTGAAATGGAGTCATAGTTTTAATGATGCTAATCGATTTGATGCAATTTTAGTCAATAGCGAGTATAAATATAACATTTTGCATGAAGGAGGAGGAAATCAGAACTTTGACTTCGGGTACACATTAAATGAGACACAACTAAAGTTTAATTTTGATTATGACCATAGCGAGAAACATAAGATTAGTTATGGTGTAAGTAGTAAATTATACAATATAGATCCAGGAAGAATATTTCCAGTTGGAGAAGGTTCAGATATTGTTCCTAAAACGATAGCAAGTGAAAAGGGACTAGAGTCAGCCTTGTATATTTCAGACCTCTACAAGGTAAACGAAAAACTCTTGTTAGATATAGGAATTAGATATTCTATTTATGCAGCATTAGGAGCTTCCACTCAAAAAAAATACGCTCCAGGAGAGCCAAAAAATGAAGGTACGGTTATCGAAGTGAGAGATTATAAATCGAATGAAGTAATAGAAACTTATGGGAACCCTGAATTTCGAATTTCAGGTCGATATTTGTTAGGAAATGATTTCTCGATAAAAGCTGGCTATACCAGTACAGCGCAGTATCTACATTTATTATCTACGAATACAACGATGTCTCCTATGGATATCTGGAAATTATCTGATCTTAATATAGCTCCCCAGACAGCAAACCAATTTTCATTAGGAGTATTTAAGAATATTCCGGATAAAGACCTGGAATTTAGTCTAGAAGGATATTATAAGAAGATGAAAGACCTGTTAGATTATAAAGTTGGAGCCCAATTAATTTTAAATGATAATTTAGAAACCGATTTATTACAGGGCGAAGGAAAGGCATATGGAGTTGAGTTTTTAGCCAAAAAAACAAAAGGAAGGCTTAATGGACATTTAGGGTATAGTTATTCTAGGTCAATGATTAAATTGGATAGTGAGCTTGACGAAGAACGCGTAAACAATGGAGAGTTTTTCCCTTCTAATTTTGATAAACCTCATGATTTCTCTTTAGTAGCAAACTATAAAATAACGAAACGCTATAGTATTTCTACTAATTTTATATATCAGACAGGACGACCGGTTACCTATCCCATAGGGAAATTTACATTTGCAGGACAGGAACAGGTATTATATAGTGAT
- a CDS encoding LysR family transcriptional regulator — translation MINFEWYRTFKTIYECNSISEAAKLLHMTQPGVSKHLAALESRIGKKLFIRTARKILPTEFGKFLYTQIYSSVSGLEKAEATFNKKGNEHCPSIVIGCQYEFFKSKLLDLISSLDMYITVKFGINENLKNALEIGQIHLLIGTYRYNTYPHIFSPLTTEKLVLIASNDLEVPEVIQNNQAGPKALESWLKEQNWFAFDNELPFIRMFWEHHFKKRPPIKAKIVFSCFDGIMQIMQKTKGVCILPYHSFANELKDQKVKLISPSLETTNNKLFCAHKSTSENLYEIRLFKERMGLEL, via the coding sequence ATGATTAATTTTGAATGGTACCGAACCTTTAAAACAATCTATGAATGTAATAGTATCTCAGAAGCTGCAAAATTGCTTCACATGACACAACCTGGAGTGAGTAAACATTTGGCTGCTTTAGAATCCAGAATAGGCAAAAAACTATTTATCAGAACAGCCAGAAAAATTCTTCCTACAGAATTTGGAAAATTTTTATACACTCAGATATATTCTTCGGTTTCTGGATTAGAAAAAGCAGAAGCTACCTTTAACAAAAAAGGAAACGAGCATTGTCCTTCTATTGTTATAGGATGTCAATATGAGTTTTTTAAAAGCAAATTACTCGATCTTATTTCTTCACTGGACATGTATATCACTGTAAAATTTGGCATCAATGAAAATTTAAAAAATGCACTCGAAATAGGACAAATCCATCTGCTTATAGGAACATACAGATACAATACATATCCTCATATTTTTTCTCCATTAACTACTGAAAAATTAGTGCTCATTGCTTCGAATGATCTCGAAGTTCCCGAGGTTATACAAAATAACCAAGCAGGACCAAAAGCATTAGAATCCTGGTTAAAAGAACAAAATTGGTTTGCGTTTGATAATGAACTTCCTTTTATCAGAATGTTTTGGGAGCATCATTTCAAAAAGCGTCCTCCTATCAAAGCCAAAATTGTTTTCTCTTGTTTTGATGGAATTATGCAAATTATGCAAAAGACAAAAGGTGTCTGTATTCTGCCATATCACTCTTTCGCTAATGAGCTCAAAGATCAGAAAGTAAAGTTAATTTCTCCCAGCCTGGAAACAACAAATAATAAGCTTTTTTGTGCCCATAAATCAACCAGTGAAAATTTATATGAAATACGATTATTTAAGGAGCGAATGGGGCTAGAACTCTGA